One genomic segment of Streptomyces sp. RerS4 includes these proteins:
- the tmk gene encoding dTMP kinase, with amino-acid sequence MTRAEQPTVVTASENPTYDEALAADSRERAVRALLRTPGLRRLWSAQLVTGIGDALALLVLVLLTLQAAVTAGPDGLFGGGYRGAALAVTAVFGVRIIATVLFGAVLLGPLAKLTAPGGALDRRWTMVGADGLRIALFVVAPLWLDWIPAHATTALLATVFVSGGAERVWTLAKESAAPALLPAPPPEGATVRPLPDHLDALRRLTLRTAFAALPVAAAALLVATLVGRALGLGVDWFAANQAALGSYVAAGLFAASVSLLLPLTLPATKTPRPRSPLEGLRTPKTGDRPEKGRTGAVRLLVLTCAAVAGAVAAAASVSVLHAFDLGGGPAAYALLVLALVGGTALGIRATQAGKVLPTLSRRRLLALATAVAGVALLLTGLVPDTATVVFLALLAGIAAGVAANTGHTLLDQETEEFRRARVTEHLQAVVRVAVALGAIAAPLLAAGIGPHRFGGGGVVLSHGGAAFTLMLVGALLLPVAVTVLAKADDRGGVPLRRDLRDALRGGEPVQAPSTTGFFIALEGGDGAGKSTQVEALADWIRGKGHEVVVTREPGATPVGKRLRSILLDISSAGLSNRAEALLYAADRAEHVDTVVRPALERGAVVISDRYIDSSVAYQGAGRDLSPTEIARISRWATDGLVPNLTVLLDVSPETARERFTEAPDRLESEPAEFHQRVRAGFLTLAAADPGRYLVVDAGQDPGSVTTVVRHRLDRMLPLSEAEVAAQLEARRLAEEEARRKAEEEAARKAEEARLKAEEEARLAREAEEARLKAEAEAAEARRLAQAEAARKAEEERLRAEEEARVRAEAERLRAEAEERARAAEAERIRLQEAEEARLRAEAEARRMEKQRRAEEALLRAEEARRLAEASAAAAAAASAAAASQAPTAAAAPAPKVAMRKEPLPGEGSPRVPMRKEPVREESVREEPVREEPHPDDAVTVETPMVKRVVHPDDVTQTVPVPVVDPAARAADETAVLPPVRPEGPRDRRDDGPNAARHGGDAPSGRSRPAASGRTGSASRPTARRPEENPTDRVPPGIFRDTGNDVTRELPVFGDDGRPRRAPSDWAEATPMDDLPTLADELLGPRPDDEDDRDGRRGRR; translated from the coding sequence ATGACGCGAGCCGAGCAGCCAACGGTCGTGACCGCCTCCGAGAACCCCACCTACGACGAAGCCCTCGCCGCGGACTCCCGCGAGCGGGCGGTGCGCGCCCTGCTGCGCACCCCCGGGCTGCGTCGGCTGTGGAGCGCCCAGCTGGTGACCGGCATCGGCGATGCCCTCGCCCTGCTGGTCCTGGTGCTGCTGACCCTCCAGGCGGCCGTCACCGCGGGCCCTGACGGCCTGTTCGGCGGCGGCTACCGGGGCGCGGCCCTCGCCGTCACCGCCGTCTTCGGGGTGCGGATCATCGCCACCGTGCTGTTCGGCGCGGTCCTGCTGGGGCCGCTGGCCAAGCTCACCGCCCCCGGCGGCGCGCTCGACCGGCGCTGGACGATGGTCGGCGCCGACGGGCTGCGCATCGCGCTGTTCGTGGTCGCCCCGCTGTGGCTCGACTGGATCCCGGCGCACGCCACGACCGCGCTGCTGGCCACCGTGTTCGTCTCCGGGGGCGCCGAGCGCGTGTGGACCCTGGCCAAGGAGAGCGCCGCCCCGGCGCTGCTGCCGGCGCCGCCGCCGGAGGGGGCGACCGTACGGCCGCTCCCGGACCACCTGGACGCCCTGCGCCGGCTGACCCTGCGTACCGCTTTCGCGGCGCTGCCCGTCGCGGCCGCCGCGCTGCTCGTGGCGACCCTGGTGGGGCGGGCGCTCGGCCTGGGGGTGGACTGGTTCGCCGCGAACCAGGCCGCGCTGGGTTCGTACGTCGCCGCCGGCCTCTTCGCCGCCTCCGTCTCGCTGCTGCTGCCGCTCACCCTGCCCGCGACGAAGACGCCGAGGCCGCGTTCGCCGCTGGAGGGGCTGCGGACCCCCAAGACGGGCGACCGGCCGGAGAAGGGGCGTACGGGCGCGGTCCGGCTGCTCGTGCTGACCTGCGCCGCCGTCGCCGGGGCGGTCGCCGCCGCCGCGTCCGTCTCCGTCCTGCACGCCTTCGACCTCGGCGGCGGCCCGGCCGCGTACGCCCTGCTGGTGCTCGCCCTCGTCGGCGGCACGGCCCTCGGCATCCGCGCCACGCAGGCCGGGAAGGTGCTGCCGACGCTGTCGCGGCGCCGGCTGCTGGCGCTGGCCACGGCCGTGGCCGGGGTCGCGCTGCTGCTGACCGGGCTGGTCCCCGACACCGCGACGGTGGTGTTCCTGGCGCTGCTCGCCGGTATCGCGGCCGGTGTCGCCGCCAACACCGGGCACACCCTGCTCGACCAGGAGACCGAGGAGTTCCGCCGGGCGCGGGTCACCGAGCACCTCCAGGCCGTGGTCCGGGTGGCCGTGGCCCTCGGGGCGATCGCGGCGCCGCTGCTGGCGGCGGGCATCGGCCCGCACCGCTTCGGCGGCGGGGGCGTCGTCCTCTCGCACGGCGGCGCGGCCTTCACGTTGATGCTGGTGGGCGCCCTGCTGCTGCCCGTCGCCGTGACCGTCCTCGCCAAGGCCGACGACCGGGGCGGCGTACCGCTGCGCCGGGACCTGCGCGACGCGCTGCGCGGTGGGGAGCCCGTACAGGCCCCTTCGACGACCGGGTTCTTCATCGCCCTTGAGGGTGGTGACGGGGCCGGCAAGTCCACGCAGGTCGAGGCGCTCGCCGACTGGATACGGGGCAAGGGCCACGAGGTCGTCGTCACGCGCGAGCCCGGAGCCACCCCGGTCGGCAAGCGGCTGCGCTCCATCCTGCTCGACATCTCCTCCGCCGGACTGTCGAACCGCGCCGAGGCGCTGCTCTACGCCGCCGACCGCGCGGAGCACGTGGACACCGTCGTCCGGCCCGCCCTGGAGCGGGGCGCGGTGGTCATCTCCGACCGCTACATCGACTCCTCGGTGGCCTACCAGGGCGCCGGGCGCGACCTGTCGCCGACCGAGATCGCGCGGATCTCGCGCTGGGCCACCGACGGCCTCGTACCGAACCTGACCGTGCTGCTCGACGTGTCGCCTGAGACCGCGCGGGAGCGCTTCACCGAGGCGCCGGACCGGCTGGAGTCGGAGCCCGCCGAGTTCCACCAGCGGGTGCGGGCCGGTTTCCTGACGCTCGCCGCCGCCGACCCCGGGCGCTACCTGGTGGTCGACGCCGGCCAGGACCCCGGCTCGGTGACCACCGTCGTACGCCACCGCCTGGACCGGATGCTGCCGCTCTCGGAGGCCGAGGTCGCGGCGCAGCTCGAAGCGCGCCGGCTCGCCGAGGAGGAGGCCCGGCGCAAGGCCGAGGAAGAGGCCGCCCGCAAGGCGGAGGAAGCCCGGCTGAAGGCCGAGGAGGAGGCCCGCCTGGCCCGGGAGGCCGAGGAGGCGCGCCTCAAGGCCGAGGCGGAGGCCGCCGAGGCCCGCCGTCTCGCGCAGGCGGAGGCCGCCCGCAAGGCCGAGGAGGAGCGGCTGCGCGCCGAGGAGGAGGCCCGGGTCCGGGCCGAGGCCGAACGGCTGCGTGCGGAGGCCGAGGAGAGGGCCCGCGCGGCGGAGGCCGAGCGGATCCGGCTCCAGGAGGCGGAGGAGGCCCGGCTGCGTGCCGAGGCCGAGGCCCGTCGGATGGAGAAGCAGCGCAGGGCGGAGGAGGCCCTGCTGCGGGCGGAGGAGGCGCGGCGGTTGGCGGAGGCCTCGGCCGCCGCGGCTGCTGCCGCTTCGGCCGCGGCTGCCTCGCAGGCTCCGACGGCGGCTGCGGCGCCCGCGCCGAAGGTGGCGATGCGCAAGGAGCCGTTGCCCGGGGAGGGTTCGCCCAGGGTGCCGATGCGCAAGGAGCCGGTGCGCGAGGAGTCCGTGCGCGAGGAGCCGGTGCGCGAGGAGCCGCATCCGGACGACGCCGTCACCGTCGAGACCCCGATGGTCAAGCGGGTCGTCCACCCCGACGACGTGACGCAGACCGTCCCGGTGCCCGTCGTCGACCCGGCGGCGCGCGCCGCCGACGAGACGGCGGTACTGCCGCCGGTCCGGCCCGAGGGCCCGCGTGACCGTCGGGACGACGGCCCGAACGCCGCGCGGCACGGCGGCGACGCGCCGTCCGGCCGGAGCCGTCCGGCCGCGTCCGGGCGGACCGGTTCGGCGTCCCGTCCGACCGCCCGGCGCCCCGAGGAGAACCCGACGGACCGGGTGCCGCCGGGCATCTTCCGCGACACGGGGAACGACGTGACGCGCGAGCTGCCGGTCTTCGGCGACGACGGCCGCCCGCGCCGGGCCCCGTCCGACTGGGCCGAGGCGACCCCGATGGACGATCTGCCGACACTGGCGGACGAGCTGCTCGGCCCGCGCCCCGACGACGAGGACGACCGGGACGGCCGGCGCGGGCGCCGCTGA